From a region of the Lactuca sativa cultivar Salinas chromosome 4, Lsat_Salinas_v11, whole genome shotgun sequence genome:
- the LOC111882119 gene encoding protein MID1-COMPLEMENTING ACTIVITY 1, whose amino-acid sequence MAAAWEHFGEIANVAQLTGLDAVKLIGMIVQAANTARLHKKNCKQFATHLKLIGNLLQQLKISELKRYPETREPLEQLEDALRRSYILVNSCQDRSYLYLLAMGWNIVYQFRKAQNEIDRYLKIIPLITLVDNARVRERLEYIEMDQREYTLDDEDRKVQDVIMKPDPSHTDTVVLKKTLSCSYPNLPFKEVIKKENEKLHMELQRSQANLDVGQCEVIQHLIEVTQVVASNSQHETEPQYPNVNTNKQAQDESDKNTITNTKPHSTSRSTSYGHQEWHSDLLGCCSEPKMCMKTFFFPCGTFSKIASVATNRHMTSGEACNELMAYSLILSCCCYTSCIRRKLRMTLNITGGWCDDFLSHIMCCCCALVQELREVEMRGIHGPEKTKTSSPPSQWMES is encoded by the exons ATGGCTGCAGCATGGGAACATTTTGGAGAAATCGCAAATGTAGCCCAACTAACAGGTTTAGATGCAGTGAAGCTAATAGGGATGATTGTCCAAGCTGCTAACACAGCTCGTTTACACAAGAAGAACTGCAAACAATTTGCAACGCATTTGAAGTTGATTGGAAATCTTCTTCAACAACTCAAAATCAGTGAGCTGAAAAGGTATCCAGAAACACGTGAACCTTTAGAACAACTTGAAGATGCATTGAGAAGATCCTACATTTTAGTCAACAGTTGTCAAGATCGAAGCTATCTCTACTTACTTGCAATGGGATGGAACATTGTTTATCAATTCAGAAAAGCACAAAACGAAATTGATCGATACTTAAAGATTATCCCACTCATCACTCTTGTTGATAATGCTCGAGTCAGG GAAAGATTGGAGTATATTGAAATGGATCAAAGGGAATACACATTGGATGATGAAGATAGAAAGGTGCAAGATGTTATCATGAAGCCTGATCCTTCACATACTGATACTGTTGTTTTGAAGAAAACACTTTCTTGTAGCTACCCAAATCTGCCTTTCAAGGAAGTTATcaagaaagaaaatgaaaagcTTCATATGGAACTACAAAGATCACAAGCTAACTTAGATGTAGGCCAATGTGAAGTTATTCAACATCTGATTGAGGTCACTCAAGTTGTTGCTTCAAATTCTCAACATGAAACAGAGCCTCAATATCCAAATGTTAACACCAATAAACAAGCTCAAGATGAGAGTGATAAAAATACAATTACAAATACAAAGCCACACTCAACTTCAAG AAGCACATCATATGGGCATCAAGAATGGCATTCAGATCTACTTGGCTGTTGTTCAGAGCCTAAGATGT GCATGAAGACATTCTTCTTTCCATGTGGGACATTTTCAAAGATTGCATCTGTGGCGACAAACAGGCACATGA CTTCAGGAGAAGCCTGCAATGAGCTTATGGCTTATTCTCTAATATTATCATGCTGTTGCTATACCTCTTGCATTAGGAGGAAGCTTCGGATGACTCTCAATATCACG GGTGGGTGGTGTGATGACTTTCTGTCACATATCATGTGTTGTTGCTGTGCACTTGTTCAAGAACTGCGAGAAGTTGAAATGCGTGGAATTCATG GTCCAGAGAAGACAAAAACAAGCTCTCCACCTTCGCAGTGGATGGAATCGTGA